In Elaeis guineensis isolate ETL-2024a chromosome 1, EG11, whole genome shotgun sequence, a genomic segment contains:
- the LOC140855755 gene encoding LOW QUALITY PROTEIN: putative disease resistance protein RGA4 (The sequence of the model RefSeq protein was modified relative to this genomic sequence to represent the inferred CDS: inserted 1 base in 1 codon), translating to MAQLMQTIVEVIQRQQQLLEQQQIHRDIPQQHGHREQPVQRNNIVEFKKIAPLAFKGTIESLKVINWIREMEKAFAIQECHDKEKIRYAAYLLQESSRQYAAVAITSDSQFRVRGVTKLMNFVEGEVSIMLKVKDDLQKLQRRLERIRGFLEHAERKRYEDPNISNWVRELKDIMYDADDIIDLCIIEGNKLLERHQSVSVVCHPFPLFSCFGCMKFRHEIGDRIRDLNNRLKEIVEDRSALPKLEYTNQDVQVSRVNPRQTFPIDVNSDIVGKQIEEATPGLVDSLVEEDEQNCWILGIVGMGGIGKTILASKIYNDERVKENFPIRIWVCVSKDFSETELLKEMIRSAGGDYGQAKTKAELIPYLSSVLSKRFIIVLDDIWEAKVWEDLLRYPLDSATASGRIVITTRDENVATNVRAPVYHVDKMDRDHGWTLLCKKVFRDDEKEEIFNLKEIGIKIVEKCDGLPLAIKTIAGVLRLKNRSSIEWNNVLRSDAWSMSQLQTELPGALFLSYEDLSSDLKQCFLYCSLYPEGYTIYRDDLVQYWLAEGFVKSQGDVLLEDLAENYYQELICRNLLQPDSGIVDDSLCTMHDLLRSLALFLMGDESTFVGDERTCNTNPLTKLRRLSISNSGERLEIPDVVKKQKCLRTLIVSRSPTAEIVEHDLEGLRQLRVLNLNDTRLESLPDSIGNLLHLRHLDLDRTNATNLPESIGRLQNLQTLNLSGCKSLHTLPKAITSLCDLTCLRLGGTPLSHLPKGIGKLRNLVYLEGFVVGDDGGEEDQGCDLEELQSLSQLRVLGIDRLERSREGASALANSCFLRRLGLRWLPLEVENNQPRCGEDAIQIVNKICNDLSPPSNLEVLQFHDFFGSGFPGWLMSSSLGASFPHLASLHLYNCKSCPQLPPLGLLPQLKFLRISGADAISTIGPELLGRRGSGVTAFPRLEYLQLKHMRNWKEWSLGVLEEVGDEIRGASKLLPHLKSLRLENCPELIALPEGLGYATNLQKLHIEGAHNLREIKNLPSLTDKLYIKENPRLERVSNXEVGKSIKPEHVENVDKLQFLVVVLEHPFVLQGPSEIPTGHSPECLPDVSNNPDQQSEHLPRWLLDLLEPHQNAPTAVQNLRKFRLKCSSPLFTSFLKDTPNFIQWIPEVWIQDIDGPSWIRYTKGPTPPFQTNEQTEG from the exons ATGGCCCAATTGATGCAAACAATAGTAGAAGTGATACAAAGACAGCAACAATTGCTTGAACAGCAACAGATACATCGAGATATACCACAACAGCATGGTCATAGAGAACAGCCAGTGCAGCGAAACAACATTGTAGAATTTAAAAAGATAGCTCCTCTTGCTTTCAAAGGAACCATCGAATCTTTAAAAGTCATCAACTGGATAAGAGAGATGGAAAAAGCCTTTGCCATCCAAGAGTGTcatgataaagaaaaaattagatatgcTGCTTATTTATTACAAG AGAGTTCTCGTcagtatgcagcggttgccatAACCTCCGACTCACAATTTCGGGTCAGGGGTGTGACAAAACTTATGAATTTTGTAGAGGGTGAGGTGTCAATCATGCTCAAAGTGAAGGATGATCTCCAGAAGCTTCAAAGAAGACTGGAAAGGATAAGAGGTTTTCTTGAACATGCAGAGCGGAAGAGGTATGAAGACCCAAACATCAGTAATTGGGTGAGGGAGTTGAAAGATATCATGTATGACGCAGATGATATCATTGACCTTTGTATCATCGAAGGCAACAAATTATTGGAGAGGCATCAGTCTGTTTCAGTGGTATGCCATCCCTTCCCTCTATTTTCTTGCTTTGGTTGTATGAAGTTCCGCCATGAAATTGGTGACAGAATTAGAGATCTTAATAATAGGCTGAAAGAGATTGTAGAGGATAGATCAGCATTACCTAAACTAGAATACACTAACCAAGATGTCCAAGTGAGCAGAGTGAATCCCCGTCAGACTTTTCCCATTGACGTTAATTCTGATATCGTAGGAAAACAAATTGAAGAAGCTACCCCGGGTCTTGTGGATTCATTAGtcgaagaagatgaacaaaattgcTGGATTTTGGGGATTGTTGGGATGGGTGGAATCGGCAAAACTATTCTTGCttctaagatatacaatgatgaaAGAGTAAAAGAAAACTTTCCTATACGAATATGGGTGTGTGTGTCCAAGGATTTTTCAGAGACAGAGTTGCTGAAAGAGATGATTAGGAGTGCGGGTGGAGATTACGGGCAGGCTAAAACAAAAGCTGAACTCATACCCTATCTTTCCTCTGTCCTTTCAAAAAGGTTCATTATTGTATTAGATGATATATGGGAAGCAAAAGTATGGGAGGATCTGCTTAGATATCCTTTAGATAGTGCAACGGCTAGTGGTAGGATTGTGATCACTACTCGAGATGAAAATGTGGCTACGAATGTGAGAGCACCTGTATACCATGTTGACAAAATGGATAGGGATCATGGCTGGACATTGCTATGCAAGAAAGTCTTTAGAGATGATGAAAAGGAAGAGATCTTTAATTTAAAAGAAATTGGTATTAAAATTGTGGAAAAATGCGATGGCCTTCCTCTTGCAATCAAAACTATTGCGGGGGTTTTAAGGTTGAAGAATAGAAGCAGCATAGAGTGGAATAATGTTCTCAGAAGTGATGCATGGTCTATGAGCCAACTTCAGACAGAACTCCCAGGAGCCTTATTTTTAAGCTATGAAGATTTATCATCTGATCTTAAACAATGTTTCCTTTATTGCTCCTTATATCCTGAGGGCTACACAATCTATCGTGATGATCTTGTTCAGTACTGGTTGGCTGAAGGTTTTGTAAAATCACAAGGAGATGTATTGTTAGAAGATTTAGCCGAAAATTACTATCAAGAATTGATTTGCAGGAATCTTTTACAACCAGATTCTGGCATCGTAGATGATAGTCTGTGCACAATGCACGATTTACTACGTTCTCTTGCTCTGTTTTTGATGGGAGATGAGAGCACTTTTGTCGGTGATGAAAGAACATGTAACACGAACCCCTTGACCAAGCTTCGTCGCTTGTCAATTTCAAACTCGGGAGAGAGGCTAGAAATCCCTGATGTAGTGAAAAAGCAGAAATGCTTGAGGACTCTAATTGTGTCTAGAAGTCCCACGGCAGAGATAGTTGAGCATGATCTTGAAGGACTCCGACAGCTACGGGTTTTGAACTTGAACGACACGAGACTGGAGAGCCTTCCAGACTCCATTGGAAACCTATTACATCTAAGGCACCTGGATCTTGATCGAACGAATGCCACAAATTTACCCGAGTCTATCGGACGCCTTCAAAATCTGCAGACGTTGAACCTCTCGGGCTGTAAATCCTTGCACACGCTTCCCAAGGCCATCACAAGCTTGTGCGATCTAACATGCCTTCGTCTCGGCGGAACTCCATTGAGCCATCTCCCAAAAGGAATAGGCAAACTGAGAAATCTCGTCTATCTTGAAGGATTTgtggtcggtgatgatggtggtgAGGAAGACCAGGGGTGCGATTTGGAGGAGCTGCAATCTCTGTCCCAGCTGAGAGTGCTCGGGATAGATAGGTTGGAGAGGTCACGAGAAGGAGCTTCGGCACTTGCAAACAGCTGCTTTCTTAGAAGATTGGGTTTGCGTTGGCTGCCACTCGAAGTTGAGAACAATCAGCCACGGTGTGGAGAGGATGCAATCCAGATAGTGAACAAAATATGCAACGACCTCTCTCCTCCATCCAACCTAGAAGTCCTTCAGTTCCACGATTTCTTTGGTAGTGGGTTTCCCGGCTGGTTGATGTCATCCTCACTGGGTGCCTCCTTTCCTCACCTAGCATCCTTGCACCTTTATAATTGTAAATCATGTCCGCAGCTTCCTCCGCTAGGCCTACTGCCCCAGCTAAAATTCCTTCGGATTTCAGGAGCAGATGCGATCTCAACGATTGGACCCGAGCTTCTTGGTCGCCGTGGCTCAGGAGTAACTGCATTTCCTAGGCTTGAATACCTGCAACTCAAACACATGCGCAACTGGAAAGAATGGTCATTAGGCGTGCTGGAAGAGGTTGGTGATGAAATTAGAGGAGCCTCTAAGCTGTTGCCGCATCTCAAGAGCCTACGCCTAGAGAACTGTCCCGAGCTAATAGCTCTTCCGGAAGGTCTGGGGTATGCCACCAACTTGCAGAAATTGCATATTGAGGGCGCGCACAACCTGAGAGAAATCAAAAACCTCCCCTCCTTAACTGACAAGCTCTATATTAAGGAAAACCCGAGGTTGGAAAGAGTATCAA CCGAGGTTGGAAAGAGTATCAAACCCGAGCACGTGGAGAATGTTGATAAGTTGCAATTCCTGGTCGTGGTCCTGGAACATCCTTTTGTGCTCCAGGGGCCCTCAGAGATACCCACTGGTCACTCGCCGGAGTGCCTCCCAGATGTTTCCAATAATCCTGATCAACAATCGGAGCACCTCCCACGGTGGTTATTGGACCTACTCGAGCCGCATCAAAATGCTCCGACTGCCGTGCAGAATCTCAGAAAATTTCGACTGAAATGCAGCTCACCACTGTTTACGAGCTTCTTGAAGGATACACCAAATTTCATTCAGTGGATCCCTGAGGTTTGGATCCAAGACATAGATGGTCCCTCGTGGATACGGTATACCAAGGGACCCACTCCCCCCTTCCAAACCAATGAGCAAACGGAAGGCTAA